A single region of the Brassica rapa cultivar Chiifu-401-42 chromosome A03, CAAS_Brap_v3.01, whole genome shotgun sequence genome encodes:
- the LOC103859616 gene encoding probable protein phosphatase 2C 39 gives MSHAFTLVFFYYINILHLQSSSHLRTMTGKEVLHKMKETVKEKVGLGSSADSGKGKSKMSKQITHGFHLLKGKALHEMEDYVVAKFKEVDDNELGLFAIFDGHLSHEIPDYLCSHLFDNILKEPNFWQEPEKAIKKAYYITDTKILDKATDLGKGGSTAVTAILINCQKLVVANVGDSRAVICKSGVAKPLSVDHEPNMEKDEVESRGGFVSNFPGDVPRVDGQLAVTRAFGDKSLKMHLSSEPYVTMEVVDDDAEFLILASDGLWKVMSNQEAVDSVKGIKDAKSAAKRLAEEAVARKSSDDISVVVVRFQ, from the exons ATGTCACATGCATTTACGCTTGTGTTCTTTTATTACATCAACATATTACATTTACAATCGAGTTCTCATCTTCGAACCATGACGGGTAAGGAAGTTCTCCACAAGATGAAGGAAACCGTCAag GAGAAAGTTGGGCTTGGTTCGTCAGCAGATTCAGGGAAGGGCAAGAGCAAGATGTCGAAGCAGATCACACACGGTTTCCACTTGTTGAAAGGGAAAGCACTCCACGAGATGGAGGATTACGTGGTTGCCAAGTTTAAAGAAGTCGATGACAATGAGCTTGGCCTCTTTGCTATCTTCGATGGCCATCTCAGCCACGAGATTCCTGACTACTTGTGCTCCCATTTGTTTGACAACATCTTGAAAGAG CCAAATTTCTGGCAAGAACCCGAGAAAGCGATAAAGAAAGCTTATTACATAACGGACACTAAGATTCTAGACAAGGCTACTGACTTGGGGAAAGGAGGTTCCACTGCTGTGACTGCTATATTAATCAACTGTCAGAAGCTGGTGGTTGCTAACGTTGGAGACTCTCGAGCTGTTATTTGTAAAAGTGGTGTTGCCAAGCCACTCTCTGTGGATCATGAACCTAACATGGAGAAGGATGAAGTAGAGAGCAGAGGAGGATTCGTTTCAAACTTTCCAG GGGATGTTCCTAGAGTTGATGGTCAACTGGCTGTGACAAGGGCCTTTGGTGATAAGAGTTTGAAGATGCATTTGAGTTCTGAACCATATGTTACGATGGAAGTCGTTGATGATGATGCAGAGTTTCTTATCCTAGCTAGTGATGGACTTTGGAAG GTTATGTCGAACCAAGAAGCGGTTGACTCGGTTAAGGGAATAAAAGATGCAAAGTCTGCAGCAAAGCGCCTTGCAGAGGAAGCTGTTGCAAGAAAAAGCTCAGATGATATCTCAGTGGTGGTCGTGAGATTTCAGTGA